The following is a genomic window from Flavobacterium sp..
TGTTAAAAGGAGGCAATTCAAAACAAGTAATTGATGATGTAAAACATCGAGTAGCTGAAATTGAAAAAACATTACCTGAAGGTGTTTACATCAACGGATTTTTAGAACGAAGTGAGTTAGTTGGAAAAACAACATTTACTGTTGCCGAAAACTTAATCTTAGGTTGTTTAATCGTAATTTTTGTAGTGGTTTTATTGCTTGGAAATTGGCGTTCAGGATTGGTAGTAGCTTCTGTTATTCCACTTTGTTTGCTGTTTGCGATTTCCTTTATGAATATTTTCGGAATTGATGCCAATTTAATGAGTTTAGGTGCTATCGACTTCGGTATCATCATCGATGGAGCCGTAATTATTGTCGAGTTCATCGCTTTCCAAATTGCGCATAAATCCCGACATTTAGTTGGCATGGCTAAAGAAGAACGTCAGTTAGAAATTGACCAAATTACTTATAAAAGTGCTTCTAAAATGATGAATTCGGCTATTTTTGGTCAGTTAATCATTCTTATCGTATTTATTCCAATTCTTTCTTTATCGGGTGTGGAAGGAAAAATGTTCAAACCTATGGCAATGACATTTAGTTTTGCATTAATTGGCGCCATGTTGTTCTGTTTTACTTATGTTCCAGTGGCAGCTTCCTTGTTTTTAAAACCGCAAGAAGAAAACCCAAAATCCATCTCTAATCGGTTAATTAACAAATTGAATTCGTGGTATTTACCTGTAATCACTTGGGCTTTAGGCAATACTAAAAAAGTACTATATGGTGCTGTTGGCTTATTGTTTTTAGCCGTTGGATTGTTTGCAACCATGGGAGGGGAATTTATCCCAACATTAGATGAAGGCGATTTCGTAATTCAACCGGTTTTAAAAACGGGGACTTCCTTGTCTAAAACCATTGAAACTACTACAAAAATCGAGCAAATAATTCTTAAGAATTTCCCTGAAGTAACGCAAGTGGTAAGTAGAATTGGTGCTGCCGAAGTGCCAACGGATCCCATGAGTATGGAGGAAAGTGATATTATTGTAAAATTAAAACCTAAATCAGAATGGGTTTCTGCCGATACAAAAGATGAATTGGCTGATAAAATCAAAGCGGCACTTGAAGAGAAAATTCCAAATATGGAAATCGAATTTACGCAACCTATTGAAATGCGTTTTAATGAATTAATTTCGGGTTCTCGTTCCGATGTGGCGATTAAAATTTTTGGGGAAGATTTAGATATTTTAGCCAAAAAAGCCCATGAAATTGAAAAAGCAATTAAAAATGTAGAAGGGGCTTCGGATATTATCATTGAAAAAACAGAAGGTTTGCCTCAAATGTTTGTGCAATACGACCGAAGTAAAATTGCTCGTTATGGCTTAAATATTGCTGATTTAAACGAAATGATTGCTCTTGGTTTTGCAGGAAAAACAGTTGGAAATGTTTTTGAAGGTGAAAAACGTTTTGATATGGTCATTCGCTTAGATAAAACCAACAGAACGGATATTGAAGACTTACGAAACTTATATGTTTCCACTCCAAATGGTGAGCAAATTCCGTTACGAGAATTAGCTTCTATCGAATATACCGAAGGGCCTGCAAAAATTTCAAGAGATAATACCAACCGAAGAATCATCGTAGGAATCAACGTAAGAAACCGCGATTTACAAAGTGTTGTTGATGATGTTAAAAAAATTATCGATACTGAAATTAAGTTACCTTCAGGATATCGTGTTACGTATGGTGGGCAATTTGAAAATTTGCAAAGTGCAAAAGCCCGATTACTTATTGCTGTACCTATTGCCTTATTTTTAATTTTTATATTGTTACATTTTGCCTTTGGATCAATCAAAGAAGCCTTAATGGTTTATTCTGCAATTCCATTGTCTGCTGTAGGTGGTGTTTTATTTTTATGGATACGCGATTTGCCTTTTAGTATTTCGGCTGGGGTTGGATTTATAGCATTATTTGGTATAGCTGTATTGAATGGTATTGTGTTGATTGAACATTTTAAAGAATTAAAACACAGTGGTATGAAAGATATGAACGAGCTTATTTTAAAAGGAACCACCGATAGACTTCGACCAGTTTTATTAACTGCTGCAGCCGCTGCTTTAGGATTTTTACCTATGGCTATTTCATCTGGAGCAGGAGCAGAGGTGCAACGACCATTAGCCACTGTAGTTATTGGTGGATTGTTTACAGCAACACTTTTAACCATGATTGTTTTACCTATTTTGTTCAAAATCTTTGATGAGAAAGAATTTAAAAAACCAAAATTCAAAAAACACGTAAGTGGAACTTATATTTTGCTATTTTTATTTGGAACCAGCTTTGGTTTTGCACAAGAAAATACTACTGAATTAGATTCAATGATGTCTAAAGCTTTACAAAACAATAAATTAGTGAAAGCGGGGCAATTGCAAATCGACAAAGCCAACGCTAACATTAAAACGGCTTATTCTTTTGATAAAACCAATGTGTATTACAGTTATGACCAAAATAATTTAGCCCTAAATAACGAACCTTTAAAAGTATTCGGAGTACAACAATCCTTTGCATTTCCAACGGTTTATGGTGCTCAAAGAAAGGTGTATAAAGCCGAGTTAGAAAGTCAAAAAGCTTCTTTCGAATTGCAAAAAAACAAACTCAAATTAGAAGTTTCAAAACTTTATCATCAAATTGTGTATTTGCAACACCAAGAAAAATTGTATCGCTATTTGGATAGTTTGTATCAAAATTTTTCCAAAGCAAGCAACAGAAGATTTGAATTAGGGGAAACCAATTATTTGGAAAAAATAACTGCTGAAGCTAAGTTTAGACAAATTAGTACCAAACTTTCGCAACTGGATAAAGAGAAAAAAGCACAATTAGAAGTATTGCAAGCTTTGATTCAATCAGAGGAAATAATTACCATAAAAGCGAATGAAGTCAAACCTATTAATAATATATTAGATACTTCAAGTAAAGCATTGTATGGAACTTATTTTGAAAGTATTACTAGTAAGTACAAATCAAACGAACAACTTCAAAAACAAAACTGGTTACCTGATGTAAATATCGAGTATTTTCAAGGTAGAAATAGTGGCATTACGCAATCTTTATATGGATTTCAAGTAGGAGTGGCTGTTCCTTTATTATTCAATGGCAATGTGGCAAAATCAAAAGTGGCTAAGTTGGAATCTCAAGCTTGGGAACAACAAAAGCAACACGAATTAATTAAAATTGATGCGCACATAAAACAGAAAAACAGCGAATTAGAACAACACAATCAAGCAATTGATTACTATAACCAATACGGAAAAAAAGTGTCTCAAGAAATTATTAAAGTGGCCAACATGAGTTACAAACAAGGGGAAATTGATTTTTTCCAATTCATCCAAAGTTTAGAGAATGCCACTACAATACAGGTGGATTATTTAGATGCTGTTAACCAATACAACCAGACACAATTAGACTTACAATATATTAATATACAATAACATACCAATGAAAAAAGTAGTATACATAGCAATAATAGCAACCCTCATGTTTTCATGCAAACAAGAAGTTGCAGAAGAAAAAATAGTTGATGACGGATTAATAACGGTAACAGCTGCGCAATTTGAATCTTCCAAAATGGAAATAGGCGCTCCAGTTGAACAAGATTTTGAAGTCACGATTAAGTCATCTGGAAAAATAGATGTTCCACCACAATATCGAGCTAAAGTAACCACATTTTTAGGAGGTTATGTAAAAGCTACCAAATTATTAGTAGGAGATAAAGTAGCAAAAGGGCAAGCTTTAATTACCTTAGAAAACACAGATTATTTGGATTTACAAAAGGATTATGTTGAAGTTGCTGAACAAATTAACTATTTAAAATCAGAATTTGAACGTCAGAAAACCTTGTATAGTGAAAAAATAACTTCGCAAAAAAACTATCTAAAAGCTGAAAGCGAATACCGCCAAGCAAAAGGAATGTATCAAGGCTTACGTGAAAAACTACTACTGTTAAACATCAATCCAGCTAATGTAGAACGTGGAAAATTTACTTCACAAATCACTATTTCGGCACCTATTTCGGGAGATGTAACAGTAATGAATGCAAATGTGGGCATGTTTATGTCGCCATCAGATGTAATATTAGAAATTGTAGACACCAATTATTTGCATTTGAATTTAAGCATTTTTGAAAAAGACATTTTGCATGTAAAACAAGGACAAAATATTAGTTTTACGATTCCAGAAGCTAGTAAAGAACAATTCAGTTCTAAAGTACAATTGGTAGGAAAATCAATAGAAAGTAAAGAAAGAACTATTTCGGTTTTTGGAACTTTAAATCCAAAGGACAAATCAAAATTATTATCAGGAATGTTTGTGGAAGCAGGAATTGTAATTGATTCTAAAAAAGGCTTCGGTATCCCTGTAGATGCTTTAATTAAAGAAAATAACAAAAGTTTTGTACTTTTATTACAAGAAAATAAAGGCAGTTATGTTTTCAAAAAAACATTGGTTTCGGTAGGAGAACAATCAACAGAATTTGTTGAAATTTTATTAGATGAAACAATTAAACAAAATTCAAAAATATTGACAAAAGGTGTTTTTGATGTAACCAATTAAATGATAGAAATTATGAATCAAGCACATTTACACATGGTTTTTAACCATTTTCCAATTATTGGATTATTCTTTGGAATAGGAATTTTAGCCTATGGTATTGTTAAAAAACAAACCATATTAGTCAATACGGCTTATGTAATCTTCATTTTTTGCATGCTAATGGCAAAAGCTACGATGATGACTGGTGAAGGGGCTGAAGAAATTGTAGAAGAATTAAGCATTTCACATGACATTATTCATGAGCACGAAGAATTAGCAGAAACCTTCATGAAAGTACTTTATGGTTTAGGACTTGTTTCCATTTTAGGCTTAGTTGCTAATTATAAAAAACATGGAAAAGCATCAGTTGTTTCGTATGTAATATTATTTTTAGCAATAGGTTCAGCGGTGTTGTCTAAGTCTGTTGGAACTTCGGGTGGTGAAATTCGCCATACTGAAATTAGAGACAATGCTAACTTGAGCAATACTTCTGAAGCTAATCATGAAAACGAATCATCAGAGGAGGATGACTAGTCAAAAAAATAGTTTTCAAATCGATTCCATTTTAATTATTAAACCGTTTGATATTTTCAAGCGGTTTTTTATTTCTATTGTGGCCAGTCAATTACTAATCATCGTTTCTACACGTTTCTCTTTTTAGATTTCATTTGTCAA
Proteins encoded in this region:
- a CDS encoding CusA/CzcA family heavy metal efflux RND transporter, encoding MLEKIIAFSLKNKLIVLLFTLGVLGFGLFSVFQISIGAVPDVTNNQVQVITTSRNLSTQDIEQYITYPVEIEMANLPSVKEIRSISKFGLSVVTIVFEDEIGTYLPRQLIAEKIKTAAEKIPEGFGTPEMGPITTGLGEIYQYTLEVKPEFKNQYSVTDLRTIQDWVVKRQLSGIKGVVEINTWGGYLKQYEIAINPASLKAMNISTAAIFTALEKNNSIAGGSYIEKTNQSYFIRGEGKVNSAQDIENIVVKNDSGLPIYIKDIAKVQFGHANRFGAITGNGEGEKVLGQVMMLKGGNSKQVIDDVKHRVAEIEKTLPEGVYINGFLERSELVGKTTFTVAENLILGCLIVIFVVVLLLGNWRSGLVVASVIPLCLLFAISFMNIFGIDANLMSLGAIDFGIIIDGAVIIVEFIAFQIAHKSRHLVGMAKEERQLEIDQITYKSASKMMNSAIFGQLIILIVFIPILSLSGVEGKMFKPMAMTFSFALIGAMLFCFTYVPVAASLFLKPQEENPKSISNRLINKLNSWYLPVITWALGNTKKVLYGAVGLLFLAVGLFATMGGEFIPTLDEGDFVIQPVLKTGTSLSKTIETTTKIEQIILKNFPEVTQVVSRIGAAEVPTDPMSMEESDIIVKLKPKSEWVSADTKDELADKIKAALEEKIPNMEIEFTQPIEMRFNELISGSRSDVAIKIFGEDLDILAKKAHEIEKAIKNVEGASDIIIEKTEGLPQMFVQYDRSKIARYGLNIADLNEMIALGFAGKTVGNVFEGEKRFDMVIRLDKTNRTDIEDLRNLYVSTPNGEQIPLRELASIEYTEGPAKISRDNTNRRIIVGINVRNRDLQSVVDDVKKIIDTEIKLPSGYRVTYGGQFENLQSAKARLLIAVPIALFLIFILLHFAFGSIKEALMVYSAIPLSAVGGVLFLWIRDLPFSISAGVGFIALFGIAVLNGIVLIEHFKELKHSGMKDMNELILKGTTDRLRPVLLTAAAAALGFLPMAISSGAGAEVQRPLATVVIGGLFTATLLTMIVLPILFKIFDEKEFKKPKFKKHVSGTYILLFLFGTSFGFAQENTTELDSMMSKALQNNKLVKAGQLQIDKANANIKTAYSFDKTNVYYSYDQNNLALNNEPLKVFGVQQSFAFPTVYGAQRKVYKAELESQKASFELQKNKLKLEVSKLYHQIVYLQHQEKLYRYLDSLYQNFSKASNRRFELGETNYLEKITAEAKFRQISTKLSQLDKEKKAQLEVLQALIQSEEIITIKANEVKPINNILDTSSKALYGTYFESITSKYKSNEQLQKQNWLPDVNIEYFQGRNSGITQSLYGFQVGVAVPLLFNGNVAKSKVAKLESQAWEQQKQHELIKIDAHIKQKNSELEQHNQAIDYYNQYGKKVSQEIIKVANMSYKQGEIDFFQFIQSLENATTIQVDYLDAVNQYNQTQLDLQYINIQ
- a CDS encoding efflux RND transporter periplasmic adaptor subunit, whose translation is MKKVVYIAIIATLMFSCKQEVAEEKIVDDGLITVTAAQFESSKMEIGAPVEQDFEVTIKSSGKIDVPPQYRAKVTTFLGGYVKATKLLVGDKVAKGQALITLENTDYLDLQKDYVEVAEQINYLKSEFERQKTLYSEKITSQKNYLKAESEYRQAKGMYQGLREKLLLLNINPANVERGKFTSQITISAPISGDVTVMNANVGMFMSPSDVILEIVDTNYLHLNLSIFEKDILHVKQGQNISFTIPEASKEQFSSKVQLVGKSIESKERTISVFGTLNPKDKSKLLSGMFVEAGIVIDSKKGFGIPVDALIKENNKSFVLLLQENKGSYVFKKTLVSVGEQSTEFVEILLDETIKQNSKILTKGVFDVTN